A region from the Bradyrhizobium erythrophlei genome encodes:
- a CDS encoding aminopeptidase P family protein yields MFEALFQTFEEPESGVALAARLSAFREELARRNLTGFVIPRADQQQNEYVPPSEERLAWLTGFTGSAGQAIVLAQEAAVFVDGRYTLQAAKQVDRKAWSIEPLVDPPPENWLASHLKAGDRLGFDPWLHTSAAAERLAAACARAGAELVAVDSNPLDSVWTERPQPPLGPVAVHGTQFSGEAETEKLKRIQLEIAKLGAEALVLSDSHAVAWTFNIRGADVSHTPLPLSYALVPKDGRPTVFIDHRKLSNSARDHLERSADVREPDALAPSLTELAQHGATIALDSATAADALSRLISVAGGKPLRGSDPVSLLKAVKNVTEIEGTRNAHRRDAIALARFLAWIDREAPTGSLTEIDTVEALETFRRETGALKDVSFPTIAGTGPNGAIVHYRVTRKSNRRIVPGDLLLIDSGAQYEDGTTDVTRTIAIGTPTLEMQDRFTRVLRGHIAIARAVFPDGTTGAQIDSLARQYLWQAGIDFEHGTGHGVGSYLSVHEGPARISKLGTTPLKRGMILSNEPGYYKTDAFGIRIENLELVIGTDIAGAEKPVNAFETLTLAPIDRRLIDLNMLSGDELSWLNDYHERVRHAVRPHVDEATKVWLDAATEPLSL; encoded by the coding sequence ATGTTCGAAGCCCTGTTCCAGACGTTCGAAGAACCCGAAAGCGGCGTTGCGCTGGCGGCGCGGCTGTCCGCCTTCCGCGAAGAACTGGCGCGGCGGAACCTGACCGGTTTCGTGATACCCCGCGCCGATCAGCAACAGAACGAATATGTCCCGCCCTCGGAAGAGCGGCTGGCCTGGCTTACCGGCTTCACCGGCTCGGCCGGACAGGCGATCGTGCTGGCCCAAGAGGCCGCGGTGTTCGTCGACGGCCGATATACGCTGCAGGCGGCAAAACAGGTCGACCGCAAGGCCTGGAGCATCGAGCCGCTGGTCGATCCGCCGCCGGAAAACTGGCTGGCCAGCCACCTCAAGGCCGGCGACCGGCTTGGATTTGATCCCTGGCTGCATACCTCGGCGGCGGCCGAACGGCTGGCGGCGGCCTGTGCCAGGGCCGGCGCGGAATTGGTCGCCGTCGACAGCAACCCCTTGGATTCGGTATGGACCGAGCGTCCCCAGCCTCCGCTCGGGCCGGTCGCGGTTCACGGCACGCAATTTTCGGGCGAGGCGGAAACCGAAAAGCTCAAGCGGATACAACTGGAGATCGCGAAACTCGGCGCCGAGGCGCTGGTGTTGTCGGATTCGCACGCGGTGGCGTGGACGTTCAATATCCGCGGCGCCGACGTCTCGCATACGCCGCTGCCTTTGTCCTATGCCCTGGTGCCGAAGGACGGCCGACCCACGGTGTTCATCGACCACCGCAAGCTCTCGAACAGCGCCCGCGACCATCTCGAGCGGTCGGCCGATGTCAGGGAACCGGACGCACTGGCGCCCAGCCTTACCGAACTCGCGCAGCACGGCGCCACGATCGCGCTCGACAGTGCGACCGCCGCCGACGCGCTGAGCCGGCTGATATCGGTCGCCGGCGGCAAGCCCCTGCGCGGCAGCGATCCCGTCAGCCTGCTCAAGGCGGTGAAGAACGTCACCGAGATCGAAGGCACAAGGAATGCGCACCGGCGCGACGCGATCGCGCTGGCGCGGTTCCTGGCCTGGATCGACCGCGAAGCGCCGACCGGCTCGCTGACCGAGATCGACACCGTCGAAGCGCTGGAAACCTTCCGCCGCGAGACCGGCGCGCTGAAGGATGTGTCGTTCCCGACCATCGCCGGCACCGGCCCCAACGGCGCCATCGTGCATTACCGCGTCACCCGCAAGAGCAACCGACGGATCGTGCCGGGCGATCTCCTGCTGATCGATTCCGGCGCGCAATACGAGGACGGCACCACCGACGTCACCCGCACCATCGCGATCGGCACACCGACGCTGGAAATGCAGGACCGCTTCACCCGCGTGCTGCGCGGCCACATCGCGATCGCGCGCGCGGTGTTTCCCGACGGCACCACCGGCGCGCAGATCGACTCGCTGGCGCGGCAATATCTTTGGCAGGCCGGCATCGATTTCGAACACGGCACCGGCCACGGCGTCGGCAGCTATCTCTCGGTGCATGAGGGCCCGGCGCGCATCTCGAAACTCGGCACCACGCCGTTGAAGCGCGGCATGATCCTGTCCAACGAACCCGGCTACTACAAGACCGATGCGTTCGGAATCCGGATCGAGAACCTGGAGCTGGTGATCGGAACCGACATCGCGGGCGCGGAGAAGCCGGTCAACGCCTTCGAGACCCTGACACTGGCGCCGATCGACCGCCGCTTGATCGACCTGAACATGCTGAGCGGGGATGAACTGAGCTGGCTCAACGACTATCACGAACGCGTCCGCCACGCGGTCCGCCCGCATGTCGACGAGGCCACCAAGGTGTGGCTCGACGCCGCGACGGAGCCGTTGTCGCTGTAG
- a CDS encoding outer membrane protein assembly factor BamD has translation MSARRMTLELRRISAGARFGRQLRLAAGLIALATSLSGCGTGALWDKFMAKDDTFVEEPADKLYNEGLFLMNQKSDPKAASKKFEEVDRQHPYSDWARKSLLMSAYAFYNAGDYDSCIGAATRYVTLHPGSPDAAYAQYLIAASHYDQIPDVSRDQARTEKAIAALEEVIRKYPTSEYAVSAKAKLEGARDQLAGKEMDVGRYYMEKRDYTAAINRFKTVVTRYQTTRHVEEALARLTEAYMAIGIVGEAQTAAAVLGHNFPDSPWYKDAYNLVKSGGVEPSENTSSYISKAFKKLGLG, from the coding sequence ATGTCGGCACGGCGTATGACGCTCGAACTGCGCAGGATATCGGCTGGCGCCCGATTCGGCCGGCAGCTGCGCCTGGCCGCGGGTCTGATCGCGCTCGCGACCTCCTTGAGCGGCTGCGGCACCGGCGCGCTGTGGGACAAGTTCATGGCGAAGGACGATACCTTCGTCGAGGAGCCGGCGGACAAGCTCTACAATGAGGGCTTGTTCCTGATGAACCAGAAAAGCGATCCAAAGGCGGCGTCGAAGAAATTCGAGGAAGTGGACCGCCAGCATCCCTATTCCGACTGGGCGCGCAAATCGCTTCTGATGTCGGCCTATGCCTTCTACAACGCCGGCGACTATGACAGCTGCATTGGTGCTGCGACCCGTTACGTCACCCTGCATCCGGGAAGCCCGGATGCGGCCTACGCGCAATATCTGATCGCGGCCTCGCATTACGACCAGATCCCGGATGTTTCGCGCGACCAGGCCCGCACTGAGAAGGCGATCGCCGCGCTGGAAGAGGTGATCCGCAAATATCCGACCTCGGAATATGCCGTCAGCGCCAAGGCCAAGCTCGAGGGCGCGCGCGACCAACTCGCCGGCAAGGAGATGGACGTCGGCCGTTACTACATGGAAAAGCGCGACTACACCGCCGCCATCAACCGGTTCAAGACCGTGGTCACGCGCTATCAGACCACGCGGCATGTTGAGGAAGCGCTGGCCCGGCTCACCGAGGCCTATATGGCGATCGGCATCGTCGGCGAGGCGCAGACCGCCGCCGCCGTGCTCGGGCACAATTTTCCTGATAGCCCCTGGTACAAAGACGCCTATAATCTTGTAAAGTCGGGCGGAGTCGAGCCGAGCGAGAACACGAGCTCCTACATCTCCAAAGCCTTCAAGAAACTGGGTCTCGGTTAG
- a CDS encoding multidrug effflux MFS transporter gives MHGVMGKPPGAATDNNGVAASRIMLLLLVAMTGVAPISLYMLVPALPLLASTFGRDISVAQMTVSLYMVGIACSQIIMGPLSDRFGRRPVLLAGLGLMVLASAACIFAETLPQLIAARFLQALGGATGMVVSRAIIRDLYSRERIGSMISLVIAVMMIAQMLSPLTGGLLETAFGWRSIFYVITAASLIIAVAIALTLPETRRVRAGGGNFRGDVGYLVTSRPFIGYMLCQVLASQIIFTFAGGGPYIVVTQMGRSSAEYGAWFAATGFAYLIGNLFCVRFAPRHSLEKLIWFGLALQLTGAFLNLVWGVAGLNMMPSWLFGTQMLVMFANAFVMSNSAAGAISVRPEAAGTASGAMGFLQMGIGSLFSQFGAWLGGHFASPMPLNAAIVILSIACASTMIFLVPRRDVVVSEELIEQAEEEESGMM, from the coding sequence ATGCACGGAGTGATGGGCAAGCCGCCCGGCGCGGCAACGGACAATAACGGCGTCGCGGCGTCCCGGATCATGCTGCTGTTGCTGGTTGCGATGACCGGGGTGGCGCCGATTTCGCTCTATATGCTGGTGCCGGCGCTGCCGTTGCTGGCTTCCACGTTCGGCCGCGACATCTCCGTCGCGCAGATGACGGTGTCGCTGTACATGGTCGGCATCGCCTGCTCGCAGATCATCATGGGGCCGCTGTCGGATCGTTTCGGACGCCGCCCGGTGCTGCTCGCAGGCCTCGGCCTGATGGTGCTGGCGAGTGCGGCCTGCATCTTCGCCGAGACCCTGCCGCAACTGATCGCCGCGCGCTTCCTGCAGGCGCTGGGCGGCGCCACCGGCATGGTGGTGAGCCGCGCCATCATTCGCGATCTCTACAGCCGCGAGCGCATCGGTTCGATGATCTCGCTGGTCATCGCGGTGATGATGATCGCGCAGATGCTGAGCCCGCTGACCGGCGGCCTGCTCGAAACCGCGTTCGGCTGGCGCTCGATCTTCTATGTCATTACCGCCGCGTCGCTGATCATCGCCGTGGCGATCGCGCTGACGCTGCCGGAAACGCGCCGCGTCCGCGCCGGGGGCGGCAATTTCCGCGGCGATGTCGGCTATCTCGTCACCAGCCGCCCCTTCATCGGCTACATGCTGTGCCAGGTGCTGGCCTCGCAGATCATCTTCACCTTCGCCGGCGGCGGGCCCTATATCGTGGTGACGCAGATGGGCCGGTCCAGCGCCGAATATGGCGCCTGGTTCGCCGCCACCGGGTTCGCCTATCTGATCGGCAATTTGTTCTGCGTGCGCTTCGCGCCCCGGCATTCCCTGGAGAAACTGATCTGGTTCGGGCTGGCGCTGCAATTGACGGGCGCCTTCCTGAACCTGGTCTGGGGCGTCGCCGGGCTCAATATGATGCCGTCCTGGCTGTTCGGCACCCAGATGCTGGTGATGTTCGCCAACGCCTTCGTGATGTCGAACTCGGCGGCCGGCGCCATCAGCGTTCGCCCCGAAGCCGCCGGCACCGCTTCCGGCGCGATGGGGTTCCTGCAGATGGGCATCGGCTCGCTGTTCTCGCAATTCGGCGCCTGGCTCGGCGGCCATTTTGCAAGCCCGATGCCGCTCAACGCCGCCATCGTCATCCTGTCGATCGCCTGTGCCTCGACCATGATTTTCCTCGTTCCTCGTCGCGACGTCGTGGTGAGCGAGGAACTGATCGAGCAGGCGGAGGAGGAAGAGTCGGGGATGATGTAG
- the ligA gene encoding NAD-dependent DNA ligase LigA — protein sequence MAKTAQPKSPPDVADLTKAQAKVEHKRLTLEIERHDRAYYQEDAPKISDAEYDGLRRRFNAIEARFPEFVSSDSPSQKIGAAPSGKFKKVRHAVPMLSLDNAFAEDDVLDFVGRIRRFLKLGEDDSIDFSAEPKIDGLSMSLRYEEGELVTAATRGDGAEGEDVTSNIRTLEDVPKKLKGRNVPDICEVRGEVYMTKKAFLALNERQKAAGDTIFANPRNSAAGSLRQKDPSITASRPLGFFAYAWGQMSAMPEDTQSGMIGWFERCGFKTNPLTKICHSVEQLIAFHRKIEEQRARLDYDIDGVVYKVDRLDWQERLGFVSRTPRWAIAHKFPAERAMTVLRDIEIQVGRTGSFTPVGKLEPIGVGGVIVQNVTLHNEDYIKGIGGDGEQLREGRDIRIGDTVVIQRAGDVIPQVVDVVIDKRPDNAKPYHFPKKCPCPLHTNVVREETATGEEGARARCTGEFACPYQKIEHLKLFASRRAFDIEGLGEKQIAYFFEQGWVKEPADIFTLEKRNAKLKLEDIEGYGQTSVRNLFGAIEERRRIALERFIFGLGMRHVGETTALALARGYGSWQAFHDACLKVARDDEEAIAEMDALDQIGDTVIASIKAYFGESHNRGIVERLTKEVTILDAEKPKSNSKIAGKTVVFTGSLEKMTRDEAKAMAERLGAKAAGSVSKKTDYVVAGPGAGSKLAEAKKHGVEVLTEDEWLKMIEG from the coding sequence ATGGCCAAGACAGCACAACCGAAATCCCCTCCCGATGTCGCCGACCTCACCAAGGCCCAGGCCAAGGTCGAGCACAAACGGCTGACGCTCGAGATCGAGCGCCATGACAGGGCCTATTACCAGGAAGATGCGCCGAAGATTTCGGACGCCGAATATGACGGGCTGCGCAGGCGCTTCAACGCGATCGAGGCGAGGTTTCCGGAATTCGTCTCCAGTGACTCGCCGTCGCAGAAGATCGGCGCGGCGCCGTCGGGCAAATTCAAGAAGGTCCGCCACGCGGTGCCGATGCTGTCGCTCGACAACGCGTTTGCCGAGGACGACGTGCTCGATTTCGTCGGCCGCATCCGCCGCTTCCTCAAGCTCGGCGAAGACGACAGCATCGACTTCAGCGCCGAGCCGAAGATCGACGGCCTCTCGATGTCGCTGCGCTACGAGGAAGGCGAACTCGTCACCGCTGCCACCCGCGGCGACGGCGCCGAGGGCGAGGACGTCACCTCCAACATCCGCACGCTCGAAGATGTGCCGAAAAAACTGAAGGGCCGCAACGTGCCCGACATCTGCGAGGTGCGCGGCGAGGTCTACATGACCAAGAAGGCCTTTCTCGCGCTCAACGAGCGCCAGAAGGCGGCTGGCGACACCATCTTCGCCAATCCGCGCAATTCAGCGGCGGGCTCGCTGCGCCAGAAGGACCCCTCGATCACCGCGTCGCGCCCGCTCGGGTTCTTCGCCTATGCCTGGGGGCAGATGAGCGCGATGCCGGAGGACACCCAGTCCGGCATGATCGGCTGGTTCGAGCGCTGCGGCTTCAAGACCAACCCGCTGACGAAGATATGCCACTCGGTCGAGCAGCTGATCGCGTTCCATCGCAAGATCGAGGAACAGCGCGCCCGGCTCGATTACGATATCGACGGCGTCGTCTACAAGGTCGACCGCCTTGACTGGCAGGAGCGTCTGGGCTTCGTATCACGCACCCCGCGCTGGGCGATCGCGCATAAATTCCCTGCCGAGCGCGCCATGACCGTGCTGCGCGATATCGAAATCCAGGTCGGCCGCACCGGCTCGTTCACGCCCGTCGGCAAGCTCGAGCCGATCGGCGTCGGCGGCGTGATCGTGCAGAACGTCACGCTGCACAACGAGGACTACATCAAGGGCATCGGCGGCGACGGCGAGCAATTGCGCGAGGGCCGCGATATCCGGATCGGCGACACCGTCGTGATCCAGCGCGCCGGCGACGTCATCCCGCAGGTGGTCGATGTCGTGATCGACAAGCGCCCGGACAACGCAAAACCCTATCATTTTCCGAAGAAGTGCCCGTGCCCGCTGCATACAAACGTGGTGCGCGAGGAGACCGCGACCGGCGAGGAGGGCGCGCGCGCCCGCTGCACCGGCGAGTTCGCCTGTCCCTACCAGAAGATCGAGCACCTCAAACTGTTCGCCTCGCGCCGTGCCTTCGATATCGAGGGCCTCGGCGAGAAGCAGATCGCATACTTCTTCGAGCAAGGCTGGGTGAAGGAACCCGCCGATATCTTTACGCTGGAAAAGCGCAACGCAAAACTCAAGCTGGAGGACATCGAGGGCTACGGCCAGACCTCGGTGCGCAATCTGTTCGGGGCTATCGAGGAGCGGCGGCGCATTGCGCTGGAGCGTTTTATCTTTGGGCTCGGCATGCGCCATGTCGGCGAGACCACAGCGCTGGCGCTGGCGCGCGGCTACGGGTCCTGGCAGGCCTTCCACGACGCCTGCCTCAAGGTGGCCAGGGACGACGAGGAGGCGATCGCCGAGATGGACGCGCTCGACCAGATCGGCGACACCGTGATTGCCAGCATCAAGGCCTATTTCGGCGAGAGCCATAACCGCGGCATCGTCGAGCGGCTGACAAAGGAAGTCACCATTCTCGATGCCGAAAAGCCGAAGAGCAATTCGAAGATCGCCGGCAAGACCGTTGTCTTCACAGGCTCACTGGAAAAGATGACGCGCGACGAAGCCAAGGCGATGGCCGAACGGCTGGGCGCCAAGGCGGCGGGTTCGGTGTCGAAGAAGACCGATTACGTGGTCGCCGGCCCCGGCGCCGGCTCGAAGCTCGCCGAAGCCAAGAAGCACGGCGTCGAGGTGCTCACCGAGGACGAGTGGCTGAAGATGATCGAGGGGTGA
- the lpxC gene encoding UDP-3-O-acyl-N-acetylglucosamine deacetylase, translating to MKFSRQTTLRSQATVTGVGVHSGLPVNLTVGPAPVDAGFIFVRSGLEGRDREVQATAESVIATEFATVLGDREGPLVSTAEHVLAALRGMGVDNATIEIDGPEVPIMDGSAAAFVAAIDQAGILTQFGSRRFLQILKPVQVVMGDSFGELRPYAAGFRAEIEIDFTNPVIGRQNYSLDLTPERFRREICRARTFGCMNDVARLWSAGFALGSSFENTVVFDETRLLNAEGLRYNDECVRHKVLDVIGDLALAGLPLLGAYRSVRGGHKLNHAVLTALLADRSAWRVIEAETARRSRVYAEAGSGMVGGMIAPAYGPDVS from the coding sequence ATGAAATTTAGCCGGCAGACAACGCTTCGGTCGCAAGCTACCGTGACGGGCGTCGGGGTACATTCCGGTCTTCCCGTCAATCTGACCGTCGGACCTGCTCCCGTCGATGCAGGTTTTATTTTTGTCCGCAGTGGCCTGGAAGGTCGCGACCGCGAAGTTCAGGCGACAGCGGAATCGGTGATCGCCACTGAATTCGCGACCGTGTTGGGCGACCGCGAAGGTCCGCTGGTTTCCACCGCCGAACACGTGCTTGCTGCATTGCGCGGGATGGGCGTCGATAACGCCACGATCGAAATCGACGGCCCTGAAGTTCCGATCATGGACGGTAGCGCGGCTGCCTTCGTCGCGGCAATCGACCAGGCCGGCATACTGACCCAGTTCGGGTCGCGCCGCTTCCTCCAGATCTTGAAGCCGGTACAGGTCGTCATGGGCGACTCCTTTGGCGAGTTACGGCCTTATGCGGCCGGTTTCCGCGCCGAGATCGAAATCGACTTCACCAATCCCGTGATCGGCCGCCAGAACTATTCGCTCGATCTCACCCCGGAACGGTTCCGCCGCGAGATCTGCCGCGCCCGCACCTTCGGCTGCATGAACGATGTCGCGCGGCTCTGGAGCGCCGGTTTTGCGCTCGGCTCCTCGTTCGAGAATACGGTGGTGTTCGACGAAACCCGCCTGCTCAACGCCGAAGGCCTGCGCTACAACGACGAATGCGTCCGCCACAAGGTGCTGGATGTGATCGGCGATCTCGCGCTGGCCGGCCTGCCGCTGCTCGGTGCCTATCGCTCGGTGCGCGGCGGTCACAAGCTCAATCACGCCGTGCTCACGGCCCTTTTGGCCGACCGCAGCGCCTGGCGGGTGATCGAAGCCGAAACCGCCCGTCGCTCGCGCGTCTATGCCGAAGCCGGCAGTGGCATGGTCGGCGGCATGATCGCCCCGGCCTACGGCCCCGACGTTTCCTGA
- the recN gene encoding DNA repair protein RecN yields MLARLSIRDIVLIERLDIEFSRGLAVLTGETGAGKSILLDAFALALGGRGDAGLVRHGAEQGQVTAVFDVPKGHPASKILSDNGLDDTSSEDSCEIILRRVQLADGRTRAFINDQAISVQTLKAVGSALVEIHGQHDERALVDASTHRRLLDAFAGLEKDVTALEELWEARRAANGVLEAHRADMERAAREADYLRHSSDELKRLAPKDGEETALAERRTTMMQGEKIAADLREAQDAVGGPHSPVSALSAAVRRLERRAGNLPALVEPAVKAIDAAINALEEADQHLHAALIAADFDPAELERIEERLFALRAASRKYSTPVDGLAELAKKYAADVALIDAGADRLKKLEAAAAEADGRYSAAATKLSAARTKSAEKLNKAVNAELAPLKLERARFMTQIDSDPKSPGPQGFDRVEFWVQTNPGTKAGPLMKVASGGELSRFLLALKVVLSDRGSAPTLVFDEIDTGVGGAVADAIGARLARLAGQVQVMAVTHAPQVAARANQHLLISKDALDKGKRVATRVNALAADHRREEIARMLAGAEITAEARAAAERLLKAAS; encoded by the coding sequence ATGCTGGCGCGTCTTTCGATCCGTGACATCGTCCTGATCGAACGGCTCGATATCGAGTTTTCCCGTGGGCTCGCGGTGCTGACCGGCGAAACCGGCGCGGGCAAATCCATTCTCCTCGATGCCTTCGCGCTGGCGCTCGGCGGCCGCGGCGATGCCGGGCTCGTGCGGCACGGCGCGGAGCAGGGCCAGGTCACCGCGGTGTTCGACGTGCCGAAGGGGCATCCGGCCTCGAAGATCCTCAGCGACAACGGGCTCGACGACACGAGTTCCGAGGATTCGTGCGAGATAATCCTGCGCCGCGTCCAGCTGGCCGACGGCCGCACCCGCGCCTTCATCAACGATCAGGCGATCAGCGTGCAGACCCTCAAAGCGGTCGGCTCCGCGCTGGTCGAGATTCACGGCCAGCATGACGAGCGGGCGCTGGTCGATGCATCCACCCACCGCCGCCTGCTCGACGCCTTTGCCGGGCTCGAGAAGGACGTCACGGCACTGGAAGAGCTGTGGGAGGCCAGGCGCGCCGCCAACGGCGTGCTGGAGGCGCATCGCGCCGACATGGAGCGCGCCGCGCGCGAGGCGGACTATCTGCGCCATTCCTCCGACGAACTGAAAAGACTTGCACCCAAAGACGGCGAGGAGACCGCGCTCGCCGAACGCCGCACCACGATGATGCAGGGCGAGAAGATCGCCGCCGACCTGCGCGAGGCGCAGGACGCGGTCGGCGGCCCGCATTCGCCGGTGTCCGCGCTGTCGGCGGCGGTGCGCCGGCTGGAACGCCGCGCCGGAAATCTGCCGGCGCTGGTCGAACCCGCGGTGAAGGCGATCGACGCGGCGATCAACGCGCTCGAGGAGGCCGACCAGCACCTCCACGCGGCGCTGATCGCGGCGGATTTCGACCCTGCCGAGCTCGAGCGCATCGAGGAGCGGCTGTTCGCGCTGCGCGCCGCCTCGCGCAAATATTCCACGCCGGTCGATGGTCTTGCGGAGCTTGCCAAGAAATACGCCGCCGACGTCGCGCTGATCGATGCCGGCGCCGACCGCCTGAAGAAGCTGGAGGCGGCCGCGGCGGAAGCGGACGGCCGCTATAGCGCCGCTGCCACCAAGCTCTCTGCGGCGCGCACAAAATCGGCGGAGAAACTCAACAAGGCCGTCAACGCCGAACTGGCGCCGCTGAAGCTCGAACGCGCCAGGTTCATGACGCAGATCGATTCCGATCCGAAGTCGCCGGGTCCGCAGGGTTTCGATCGCGTCGAGTTCTGGGTGCAGACCAATCCCGGCACCAAGGCGGGACCGCTGATGAAGGTCGCTTCCGGCGGCGAGCTGTCGCGGTTTTTGCTGGCGCTCAAGGTGGTGCTGTCCGATCGCGGCTCGGCGCCCACTCTGGTGTTCGACGAAATCGATACCGGCGTCGGCGGCGCGGTGGCGGACGCGATCGGTGCGCGGCTGGCGCGGCTCGCGGGCCAGGTGCAGGTGATGGCGGTAACGCACGCGCCGCAGGTCGCGGCACGCGCCAACCAGCATCTGTTGATTTCGAAGGATGCGCTCGACAAGGGCAAGCGCGTCGCCACCCGCGTCAACGCGCTCGCCGCCGATCACCGCCGCGAGGAGATCGCCCGCATGCTGGCCGGCGCCGAAATCACCGCCGAGGCGAGAGCCGCGGCGGAACGGTTGCTGAAGGCGGCGAGTTAG